The Hornefia porci genome contains the following window.
TACCTGTGCTCGCAGATTTGTGACTCGCATGCCTGTGATTCGCATATCTGCAGTCTGTCCCACGGTTCTCTCCGCAGGCCCGCATCCCGAACTGTGCGGGGGGCTACTCAGAAGCCCCGGGTTCCTCCGGCAGCTCCTCCTCCGGCAGCTCTTCTCCCTGAGCCCCGTCTTCAGCGGAAGGCTCCTCTTCAGAAAACTTTTCCGCAGGAGCCGCATCCCGGAGCTCCGCATCATCTGCAGGATCCTCAAATTCCACATCGGAAGCAGTTTCGTCACGCTCATAGGTGATCAGTCCCTCCGCAATCTCCCAGGCCGCGATGGAAACCGGCCGGTCGCAGTGTGCGTCCTCCGTCAGCGCAGGCTTTCCATCGATCAGGTCGCGGGCCCGCTTGGCCGCCAGAATCGCGATTGTATAACGGCTGTCCGCTTTTTTTCTGATTTCATTTATTGACGGGTATAACATTTAGATTTCCTCCTTATATTTCTCAATCAGTTCGTTTATATTCTCCGTCACCCGGGAGTGCTCCGCGACGACGATCGCTTTGACGCGATCCACCGCCTCCTCCAGTTCCCCGTTCACGACGACATAATCATATTCTTCGATATACGACAGCTCTCCCAGCGTTTTGGAAAGACGCATATCAATAATCTCCATGCTGTCTGTTCCCCGTCCCGTCAGACGCTTGCGCAGTATCGACATCGACGGCGGAAGAATAAAGATGAAAATTCCGTCAGGATACGCCTTCTTTACATTCATTGCACCCTGGATATCGATTTCCAAAACAACGTCAATTCCGGCTTCAAGTTTTTCGATGACCTTCGCCTTCGGCGTGCCGTAGCAGTTTCCGTACACCTCCGCGTGCTCCAGAAATCCGTCCGCGAGAACATTCTCCCGGAACTGCTCCATCGTCACAAAATAATAACTGACCCCGTCTACCTCTCCCTTTCTGGGCGGGCGGGTCGTCATCGATACTGACAGTTCCATTCTGTCCGGATCACTGTCCTCAATCAGTCTTTTGCAGATCGTCCCTTTTCCCGCTCCGGAAGGACCTGAAATGATAAACAGCTTCCCCGTATGCTGTGCGTAAGCTTCCATTCTAACTCCTCTGATTGTCATTTTGTCGAAACAAAATTATACCACGTTTGCGGTTCCGGTTCAAGTCCTGTCCGGGGAACAAAGGATATGCCCGCCGGGTAAATAAAGGACTATTCGATGTTCTGCACCTGTTCGCGAATTTTCTCTATTTCTGCCTTAATCTGCAGCATCAGCGACGTAATCTCGAGACTGTTTGCTTTAGAACCGATCGTGTTCGCCTCACGATTCATCTCCTGCACCAGGAAGTCCAGCTTCTTCCCATCCGCTCCGCTGCCTTCCGTAATGATCGTCTTCATCTGGTCCATATGACTCTTCAGACGGGTGAGCTCTTCCGTGATGTTACATTTGTCCGCAAAAATCGCCGCCTCCACCATGATCCGGTCCTCGGGAATCTCAACGCTTCCCTCCAGCAGTTCACCAATGCGGTCACGCAGCCGTTTCGCGTACTCCTTCGGGACGTCATCCGCTTTCGTCTCGATACGGGACACCAGTCCGCGGATGAGGTCCGCCCGCATCAGCAGATCCTGCGCCAGCTTCCTGCCCTCCGCAGCCCGCATCTCTTCCAGATTCTCCACTGCCTGCAGCACCGGCGTCAGAATACAGCGCGTCATCTCATCCTCGTCCTCCACATCCGGAATCTGTTTCAGAACCTCCGGCATCTGCGCGATAAGAGACAGGCTGATTTCACCGTCCAGACGGAATTCATTTTTCAGCCGGTTCAGATTTTCGATATACTGATCCGCGACAGGCTCGTTCAGCCGAATTGTCACGTCGCTTTCTGTGATATTCTCCACAAGGACAGAAACGTCTGCCTTTCCCCGGCTGATCTTTTCCCGGATCGTCTTTCTGACTTTGTCTTCCACAAAGGAATATCTGCGCGGCATTCTGACCGCAATATCGCAGTAGCGATGATTTACTGTCCTGATTTCAACGGTAACACTCCGCTTTCCATCTGAAAATTCTCCGCGGCCGAAGCCGGTCATGCTCTTGATCATTTTCTGTCCTCCTGTACGTCCTCTGCCCTGTATAGTCTACCATAATCCGCCTTCATTGACAAACCAATATCGCTCAAGTAGAATAATACTGTTCCGCCGCGGCGGGCGTACCGGCAGGATCAGCCGGAACCGGAAGAAAAACCGCAGAGCGGCAGAGCGGCGGCTCTGTTCCGCCGCGCAAATTCCGGCGGAGCCTGCCGGACAGCGACAGAAAGGAAACAGAAATGGCATTTGACGGAATCATCACCCAGGCGATCGCCGGCGAGCTGGCAGAGCAGATCACCATGGGGAAAATCGATAAAATTTACCAGCCGGAGGCGGATGAGCTGGTTCTCCACATCCATACCCGGAAGGGAAACCGCCGGCTTTATATCACAGTTGACAGTTCGGCGGCCTGCGTCCGGTTCATCGGAGAGAATCCGGTGAACCCGCCGCAGCCTCTGCCCTTCTGTATGCTGCTTCGCAAGCACATACAGGGCGGCCGGATCGTGGCTGTGGAACAAAAGGATTCTGAGCGGATCCTGGAAATTTCACTTGAAACTCTGAACGAGCTCGGATTTACTGTGGCCCGGAAGCTGATTATCGAGATCATGGGAAAACACAGCAACGTCGTACTGGTGGATATGACAACAGGGAAAATCATTGACAGCATCAAACGGATTTCCATCGATGTCAACCGGGCGCGGCAGCTCCTTCCCGGCAAGCTCTATGAATATCCTCCGGCCCAGAACAAAATCCCCTATAAAGACGCCACAGAAGAAGATCTGCGAGACGCCGGAGATACAGGGAAGGCTGTCCTTTCCAGAATCGGCGGAATTTCCCCCGCAATCGCTGACGAGCTGGCGGCACGGGAGGATCGTTATGAATTTCTGGCGAGCGTGATGCGAAGCATCGAAGAACTTGATTTTGTTCCTCGTGTATACATCGACGAGGCAGGCACTCCCCGGGAATTCCACATCGTACCGCTGACCGCGTTTGAAGAGAGCTGCAGAGTCATGACCTTCGAAAGCCTGAGCCGGGCCATGGAATGGTACTTCGAGCATAAGCGGAGTTCGAACCGCGCGCGGCAGAAATCGCATGATCTGGTGCGGTCGGTGAACGCGTCTCTGGACAAACTGTATCTGAAAAAGCAGCGGCTTTCCGAAGACCTTCTGCAGGCGGAGAACTCAGACGGTCTTCGCCTTTACGGGGAGCTTCTGACCGCGAACATCCATCAGATGCGCCCGGGGATGAAGGAAATCACGGTGACAAATTATTATGACGGCAGCGATGTGACCATCCCGCTGGATCCGCGGTACTCCCCCAACAAAAATGCTCAGCAGTATTTCAAGCGTTTCGGCAAGGCGAAAACCGCCGTGAAGGAGAAAAAACTTCAGCTGGAATCGACTCAGCAGAACATCGACTATCTGGAATCCGTGCTGACATTTCTGAACAACACGGACAGCATCCGGGAGATTGAAGACCTTCGCGAAGAGCTGGAGGAAACGGGATTCGTCCGCCGGCGCAGACAGTCCGGACGAAAAAAGAAGCAGAAGTACCGGCCTGCGCCCCGCCGTTATACGACCAGCGACGGATTCCGGATTCTGGTGGGACGCAACAACCGGGAAAACGATATCCTGACGCTGCAGACGGCCGGAAAAACCGATTACTGGTTCCACACCAAGGACATTCCGGGATCTCATGTGATCCTTTTCACCGAAGGACACGAACCCACCGAAACCGCGATTCTCGAAGCAGCTTCTCTGGCTGCGTTCCACAGCAAGGCCAGGGAATCCGAAAACGTGCCGGTGGACTATGTCCGGGTCCGCTACGTAAAAAAGCCATCCGGGGCAAAGCCGGGGATGGTTGTTTTCACAAATAATAAAACGGTATGGGTAAATCCCGGGGAGCCGGCGTCAGAGAACAGCACGCGCGCCTGAACATCATTTCTTTTTTCCTTTGTCGCCGCGGGTCCCCAGCTTCTCACGGATCGCCAGCATTCTGCGGTCGGTGTCCGCGATGGTATCCGCGCAGGCCTTCAGCTCCGCAGCAATCTCGTCCGCCTTATACTGAGGCAGATCTTTTTTATACCGGATCTGATGCTCCAGACTCGCCCAGAAATCCATCGCGACGGTGCGAATCTGCACCTCGACCCGGATCGGCTGTTTCTCGTGCGTAAAGAAAACGGGAACCTCCAGAATCATATGATAGCTCCGGTATCCGTTGGGTTTGGGATTCTTGATATAGTCCTTCACCTCGATCAGCGTAATGTCATCCTGCTGCACCAGCATTTTCGCGACCTTATAGATGTCGTCCACAAATGCGCAGATCACACGCACGCCGGCAACGTCGTTCAGATTTTCTTCAATAGAACGCAGATTGATGTCATTTCCCTGTCGGACAAGTTTTTCGTAGATGCTCGCCGGCTTCTTCAGCCTGGAATGAATAGAGGAAATCGGGCTGTCATCCTGTGTCAGCGTCAGTTCGGAATTTAAAATCTCCAGCTTGGTCCGCACCTCCAGGATCGCGGACTCGTAGCGCATCATCAGATACTCGAAATCATCAAATGCGATAAGCACATCCTCCGGATGGCTCGGCATCAGCTGTTTCAGAAGATCACTGGGGATTTCGTTCACACTGGCAATTTTCGCCTCGCTCATTTTCAAGACCTCCTGCAGTTAAGTTCTGCATTTCGACATTCAGAGTCGAATCCATGACATCAGAAAAAGTTTCTCTTGCTTTCCCCATACAACGGTTTTACAGTATCCATACAGCAGTCCCTCACTGTGCGGTGTATCGGATAAGAGAGGAGGAACCCATAAAAGAGTGCATATATACACACTGCTGATCGCATGAAATCAATCGACAAACCAATTCAAATTCCCCTGTCTCACGATACGAAGAAAATCACTCTCCTGCCGTCATCCTCAGTACCGGGTCTGCATCGGAACGTCTGTCACAGGCGTTCCGTTTTATTTCTCAGCGTACAGACCACACGCTGAAACTCTTCCGGAGGATCAACCCGGAATTCCATATATTCTCCGCCGGACGGATGGACGAATCCGAGAATCCCGGCGTGAAGCATCTGCCCCTTGACATTGAATATCTGTTTTCTGGATCCGTACAGCGGATCACCGATAAGCGGGTGCTTGATATAGGCCATGTGAACCCGAATCTGATGAGTCCTGCCGGTCTCCAGCTGACAACGGATCAGCGTATATTCTCCATAGCGCTCCAGCACGCGGAAATGCGTAACGGCATCCTTGGCTCCCGCGCCGTTCACCGCCTTCTTCAGCCGGTTTTTCGGGTCTCTGCCGATCGGCAGATCCACCGTACCCTCGTCCTGACGGATATTGTCCTGCACGAGCGCCAGATATTTCCTGGTGATCGTGTGCTCATACAACTGCCTTGAAAGGGAAATATGCGCCCGGTCGTTCTTCGCCACCATCAGAAGTCCGCTGGTGTCTTTGTCGATCCGGTGCACAATGCCCGGGCGGATGACCCCGTTGATGGACGACAGACTGTCGCCGCAGTGATACATTATCGCGTTGACCAGTGTTCCGTCCAGATTCCCGACGGCCGGGTGCACGACCATTCCCGCCGGCTTATTCACAACGAGAACGTCATCGTCCTCATATACGATGTCCAGCGGAATATTCTGGGGCTCGATTTCCAGCTCCACGGGATCCGGAAGAGCCACATCGATTATATCGCCGGCAGCAGCCTTATAATTCTTGGATGTGCACTGTTCGCCATTGACGCGGATCCCTCCGAGATCAAAAATATTCTGGACATGAGAACGAGACATCCCGTCAATTGCCTTCGCCAGCACTGAATCAAGACGTTTGCCTGCTGTTTCTTCACTGATTTCATACCTGAATCTGTCGATCGTTCCTATCCTCTTTTCTGTGATAATTTCTCTCCTCGGAAAACAAATATCATCAGAAGGCCGCAGCCCACTGTCACAGCAATATCTGCCACATTAAACACCGGCGGGAACAGCGAGAAGGAAAACATATCCGTCACATAGCCGAACACGAGCCGGTCGATAAAATTCCCGACGCCGCCTGCCGCGATCATGGTCAGAGACAGCTTGCCCAACCAGTGCATCTGACGGTTTTTCAACAGGAAAATGACGATCAGAGCCGTCATGACCAGAGGAAAAAACATCAGAAACCCCCGCATGCCCGACAGGATTCCCCATGCGGCCCCGTCGTTCCGGATATAGATGATCCGAAAGAAGTCGCCGAGCACGGCAACAGCGCCTCCCACCGGCAGAGCCGCGCGGACAGCCGCCTTCACAAGCTGATCGGCCAGCAGAATCCCCGCCGCAGCAATAAAATATCTCATACAGTTCTTACGGGGCAGTAAACTGCCCCGCCTCCGCTCCATATTTCAATACTTCGCAACAGTCCGGCGCCTTACCGGCCGTCCGGGTTCTGATGCAGAAAATCCTCTGAACCATTCATCACGATCGTCTTCGCATTTTCGTCAAATTCGGACGAGGCATCTTCCTGATCCAGCACCAGGTCGGTCAGGGTTTTGTCGGTCATATTCTCCGCCGGTTCCTCGTCAGCGAAATCCGTCTGAACCGGTACAGGCTCTGAGAACAGATCGTCCATCGGAGTTCTGACCGACGCGACAGGTTCATCACTGATCGTCTCGCTGAACAGACCCGCAGCGATGGCGGGATCCTGCATATCGTTCTCAACAGCCGGAGCCGGCTCCTCCTCCGGCTCTGTCCCCGGATAAAAATCGCTCCGCAGATCTGCGAACAGATCGTTCTGCACACCGTCAATCCGGTTCAGCTCCTGCTTCAGAAGTTTTTTATAGTTGTTCCTGAACGTGTTCAGGTTCGACTTCATCGTATCGCTCTGACTGGTCAGACTGGCGACGGACTCTCTGGCGTCCTGCACGATGCGGGACGCATCGGCGTGCGCGTTCTTGATGATCACTTCCGCTCTCTTTTCCGCGCTCTCAGAGATATCACTCATGAGACTCTTCGCCTGCTCGATGGTTTCCATCACAGAAGACTCGTTCTGCTTATGCTCCTGAATCTCCGCCTGCAGATCCGCAACGTTCTTCTTCAGTCGCTCGTTCTCCGCCAGGAGGGACTCCATTCCCATCATGATCTCGTCCAGAAACTTGTCTACTTCTTCCCTTTTGTATCCCTTCAGCGCGGAAGTAAATACTTTTTGTTCAATATCCTGTGGTGTTATCATATGCCTCCCCCTTCACATCGTTACAATGCGATCAAGACTATAATCCGTATCAGCACCCTCTCGACAATCTCGACCAGAAAGAACGCCAGCAGTACTGAGAAATCAAACATACCGGTATTCCATCGGCTGAGCAGTTTCCGGCAGGGCGCCACCATCGGCTCCGAAAGCCGTACAAACGCCATATAGGCCTTCCCCAGAGATGAATATGGATCTCTCGCGAACCAGCTGAGAATCGCTCTTCCCATCAGGATAAAAACCAGAATGTTGGCGAACCAGCTGATCGCTCTTATCAGTATATAGGCCAAACTTTACTTCCTCCAGGGGTTATCCGCTTTCATTGTCGCTCTGTCGTCCGCGGGAAATTCCGGACCCGGCCGGTCCTCGGAGATTCCGCCCGCAATGTCAACGTTCTCCGGCGCGAAAATAAAGATATTGTTCGCCACCTTCTGGACGTTTCCGTTCAGAGCATAGGTCGCTCCGCTCAAGAAGTCAAAGATCTTTCTGGCGGTCTCGGTCTCCAGCTTCTCCAGGTTGATGATGACCGGTTTTTTACTCTTAAGGCTGTCCACGAGCTTCGGACATTCCTCAAAGGTCTTAGGCTCCAGCAGAACGAGCTTGAACGCATTGGTACTGGTCACTGTAAATCTCCTTTCTCCGCGGGCGGGACTGGAGGATGTCATCGGCGGCGTCTGATGACGCTCCGGCGCGGGCGCCGGTGCCGCCTGAGGAACCTCCTTCGCAGCGCTTCTCATCGGCGCCTGCTTCGTCAACTGATCTTTTGCCGCATTTACTTCCTCTTCCGTGATCTCATCAAGCTCCTCGATGCCGATCAGCTTCTTCATGGAATCCCCAATGCTCATAATTTCTCCTCCTGTTATTTCTCTTCTTTTCTATAATCACGATACCCGAAGATCGCGGTTCCTACCCGGATCAGGTTGGATCCCTCCTCCACGGCTACCTGAAAATCGTGTGTCATGCCCATGGACAGGTACCGGAAATCCACCCGATCCGTTTTCCGATCCGCATATCTGTCATATATCTTCTTCACCGCCGCGAAATACGGCCGGGCGTCCTCCACATTCTCCTCAAAAGGCGCGATGCACATCAGTCCGCGGATCCGGATGTTCGGACATTCCTCAGAAATCTGCCGGATCAGTTCGTCCGTCTCATCTGTAGTAATTCCGAATTTGTTTTCGTCCATTGCCGAATTGACCTGAATCAGGATGTCCATCGTCAGATCATGCTGCGCGGCCCGTTTGTTAATCTCCTTCGCCAGGTGAAAACTGTCAACGGAGTGAATCATGCAGACCTTGTCGATGATATACTTGACCTTATTCGTCTGCAGGTGGCCGATCAGATGCCAGCGCACCGGCTTCACCGCGTCATATTTGTCCATAATCTCCTGGACTTTATTCTCTCCGATATCTGTAATTCCCGCATCGATCGCTTCATTGATCTCTGCAGGGGTATGGAGCTTGGTCACCGCGACCAGAAGAACGTCATCCGCCTTCCGCCCGGATTTCTCCGCTGCCTGCGCCTTCAGTTCGTTTACATAATCGATGTTTGATTTAATTGACATTACTCTCACCGTCTTTTCTTATAAATCTTTATTTCAGGCTCTTCTGAGCACCTCATCGTAATTCTGCACGGTACTGACCGCATTCCCGCCGGAATCATAAAAACTGGAGCTGCTGATCACGGATTTCTTCCCGTCGGTAGTAATCACCTGAATGGGCGTGAATTTGTATTTCCCGCTGTTCTGCCGGACATAGACTCCCTTCTTCCCGTTCTTCTTTGTGATACTGGAATTGTAAATCACAAGCCCGGTCGCGTCAGAGGTAATGATCTTCACCGGCACCGTCCGTACCGACGCAAAGCTCTTATAATAATAGTCTGTCCGGATCACCAGCTTCAGACGGCTCCCCTCCCTGGTCACTCCTGTCACCTTTCCGTAAATCTCTGTCTTCTGATTCAGCACCAGAGTGTACCGCTCGCCGGTCTTATACCGGCTCCTGTTTTCGAGGGGAACATAGCACACCAGATACCAGCCGGACCGATCCACGATTTTAAAGACCGGGTCGCCCTTCGCGACCTCGCTCCGCGCCAGGTCAATGCTCTCCGCCTTTCCCAGTTCCCTGAAATCATCGTATTTCTTTTTGTCAATAGCAGAGGGGGTGAACTCAGCCTCGTATCCGTCGGCGTAATAGCTCACAACGCCCTCCGCCTGAGCGGCGAAGCTGCCCGTCGTGATCCCCGCCTTGCCGATGTTTTCCCGGATCCTCCGGTATCTGCGCTGTTCCCGGCTATCATTGCTCCCGGTCAGCGTCATGACCTTCGTACCCTTCCGGATCAGTCTGCCGGCGCTGATGTAGCGGTTCTCTTCTCCGCCCGCGCCCGCAAAGTAGACCTTCTCATTCCGGACAATGTATCCGTCCGTTTCATCGGAAATCTGAAGCTCGCCATATTCCACGGTATAGGAAGACCTCAGCGCGCCGGTAAGCGTCGGAATCACATAGATCACACAGTAAAGCGCCGCCAGCACGAGAATGAATAATAAAATTGGCTTTCCTTTAATACCCTTCATAAAACCCTCTTTTACCTATTCTACAACATTCCCCGTACTTTTTCCATCACTTTCTGTTCATCTTTTGGCAATTCACCGTGTTTCTTCACAAAATCTTCAAACAGCTCCGGTCTCATCTCCGCCGTCAGCCGCAGAGCCTCTTCAAACCTCCAGAGCTCTATTTTTCTGTGATCCCCGGACAGCAGGATTTCCGGGACATCAAGCCCCCGAAAGGAGCGCGGACGGGTATACTGCGGATACTCCAGCAGGCCGGAATACACCGATTCCCCCATTGCGCCCTCCTCGCTGGCCAGCACTCCGGGAATCAGCCGGGACAGCGAATCCATCAGCACCATCGCCGGCAGCTCTCCGCCCGTCACGATATAATCGCCGATGGAAAGCTCCTCTGCGTTCCAGTAATCCAGAACCCTCTGATCCACGCCCTCGTAATGACCGCAGAGAATCACCAGTTCAGGCTCCTCTGCCAGCGATTCCAGAATCTCTCTGTCAATGATCCTCCCCCGGGGCGACATATAGATGACTTTCTTTGTTCCCGCATCCACAGCCTCCATCGCGCCGAAAATCGGCTCCGCCAGCATGACCATGCCCGGTCCGCCTCCGAAGGAATAATCGTCCGCCCGGTTGTGAGGATCCCGGCTGTAATCCCGGATATTCACAAAGCTGAATTCAATCAGCCCCCGGTTCGCGGCCCGTCCCAGGATGCTCGTCGTCATCGGAGTGAACATCTCCGGAAACAGCGTCAGAACATTGAACTTCATGGCAGCATCCCTTCTATCAGAGCAACCGTGACGCGCCGGGCCGTCTCGTCGATTTTTTTAACAAAGACAGGTACCCCCGGTATCAGAACTTCCCCGCCGTCTTCTGTTTTCACGACATACACCGGCTGCGCCCGCTCTGTAAGTACATCCTTCAGCGTCCCGATGATACGGCCGGAGGGCTCATCGAACACCTCCATGCCGATTATGTCCCGGATGTAATGCTCATCCTCCGGCAGCTCCGGAAGATCCTCCTCCCTCATGTAGACGTTTTTTCCCCGCAGCCGTTCCGCCGCGTCGCGGTCGTCCACACCCTCCAGCTTCAGCAGGATCATGTTCTTCTGACGGCGCGCCTGCTGAATCCGGTACAGTTCTCCGCCGGCAAAGATCTTCTCCAGCTCCTCGTAGCGGTTCTCTGACCCCGAATAATTATAGACCTTCACCTCGCCGGCAAGGCCGAACACATTCACGATTTTTCCGATCAGTATCTTCTCGCTCATAGTTCTCCGTATTCATCCGCAAAAATCATCAAAGCACATGGAACCCTGCCCCAGAAGTTCAGGTCTTCCATGTGCCGATCTACTCTCAGTTCACACCGTTTTCCGATGCTTCCTTTCCGCCGTATTCCGCCTCGAATTCCTCCTCCGAAACGATCTCGACGATCACTTTCTTCTTTTCTCTGGTGGCAGCCGCCTTGACAACCGTTCTCAGAGCCCTGGCAATGCGGCCCTGCTTCCCGATCACCTTGCCCATATCGTCGCCGGCGACCCGAAGCTGCAGAACACTGCCCTGCCTGTCATCCTTTTCCGTTACAATCACCTGATCCGGATGATCCACAAGGGATTTTGCAATGGTTTCGACTAACTTTGTCATTGCGTATCACCGCTTTCCTATTCAATGATTCCGGATTTCTTCAGCAGATCCTTTACAACATTTGTCGGCTGCGCACCCTGCGCCAGCCATTTTTTCGCCTTTTCGTCATCGATGCGGATGACGTTCGGCTCCACCATGGGATCGAAGTAGCCGATCTCTTCGATGAATCTTCCGTCTCTCTGTGTGCGGGAATCTGCAACAACAACTCTATAAAAAGGCTTCTTGTGTGCTCCCATTCTCTTCAATCTGATTTTTACCATTTTATTTCCTCCATCTTTTTATATGTTTTGGTTAACAAAATATGATACGATTCGTTCCGCGGCGCTTCCGGCACTCATCATGCCGCCTCGCTTCCGCCGCTGAAGGTTCTGCCGCCGTCGATGCCGTCGATGCGGACGTTTTTAAAACAGCCCCCGCAGCATGCGGTTTTTCTTCATGGCGCCGGGTCTGCTGAACTGCTTCAGCATTTTCTTTGTTTCCTCATAGCGCTTGATCAGCGTATTGATCCGGCTCACCGGAAGTCCGCAGCCCGCCGCAATGCGCTTTCGCCGGCTGGCGTTCAGGATACTCGGATCCTGCCGCTCTTCCTTTGTCATGGAATAAATGATGGCCTCATACTGACGGAACTCCTTTTCGCTCTCATCGAGGTTGACATTCTGCATCTGCCTGCTGCTGACGCCCGGCATCATCTCCAGAATCTTGCCGATGCCGCCCATGCGTTTGACCTCGCCCATCTGCTCCAGAAAATCCTCCAGCGTGAACTGGTTCTTTTTCAGGCGCTCCAGCTGTTTTTCCGCCTTCGCCTCATCGTAGTCCCGCTCAGCGTTCTCGATGAGGGAGAGCAGGTCTCCCATGCCCAGGATGCGGCTGGCCATCCGGTCCGGATGGAAGGCTTCCAGCGCGTTGTATTTCTCGCCGGTTCCCAGAAACAGGATCGGCTTTCCTGTCACCTTTCTTGCAGACAGTGCGGCTCCGCCTCTGGCGTCTCCGTCCATCTTCGTCATGATGATTCCGTCCACATCCAG
Protein-coding sequences here:
- the rimM gene encoding ribosome maturation factor RimM (Essential for efficient processing of 16S rRNA); protein product: MSEKILIGKIVNVFGLAGEVKVYNYSGSENRYEELEKIFAGGELYRIQQARRQKNMILLKLEGVDDRDAAERLRGKNVYMREEDLPELPEDEHYIRDIIGMEVFDEPSGRIIGTLKDVLTERAQPVYVVKTEDGGEVLIPGVPVFVKKIDETARRVTVALIEGMLP
- the rpsP gene encoding 30S ribosomal protein S16, which codes for MVKIRLKRMGAHKKPFYRVVVADSRTQRDGRFIEEIGYFDPMVEPNVIRIDDEKAKKWLAQGAQPTNVVKDLLKKSGIIE
- the trmD gene encoding tRNA (guanosine(37)-N1)-methyltransferase TrmD, with the translated sequence MKFNVLTLFPEMFTPMTTSILGRAANRGLIEFSFVNIRDYSRDPHNRADDYSFGGGPGMVMLAEPIFGAMEAVDAGTKKVIYMSPRGRIIDREILESLAEEPELVILCGHYEGVDQRVLDYWNAEELSIGDYIVTGGELPAMVLMDSLSRLIPGVLASEEGAMGESVYSGLLEYPQYTRPRSFRGLDVPEILLSGDHRKIELWRFEEALRLTAEMRPELFEDFVKKHGELPKDEQKVMEKVRGML